Proteins co-encoded in one Acinetobacter lwoffii genomic window:
- a CDS encoding lecithin retinol acyltransferase family protein: MQQTKRFPIGAHLMVKHFGYTHHGIYAGRGRVIHYSGFAHLFKKRPIEITSIEKFSHGKPIHMQHYDSAKYKGRKVVRRMRSRMHENNYHLIINNCEHLCTWAITGVESSPQVIYMMNRLTTIGYISSMMSFMNSMFLTLTTTSFALALYIKKKLRDKANLRLQQYREFQDQAKTKVSDLTNLKHR, from the coding sequence ATGCAACAGACTAAACGGTTTCCCATAGGCGCACACCTTATGGTTAAACATTTCGGTTATACCCATCATGGGATTTACGCCGGACGTGGTCGTGTCATTCATTATTCCGGCTTTGCGCATTTATTCAAGAAACGCCCCATTGAAATCACCTCGATTGAAAAATTCAGTCATGGCAAACCGATTCATATGCAGCATTATGACTCGGCAAAATATAAAGGTCGTAAAGTGGTGCGCCGCATGCGGTCCAGAATGCATGAAAATAACTATCATCTGATTATTAATAATTGCGAACATTTGTGTACTTGGGCGATTACCGGTGTGGAAAGCAGCCCGCAAGTGATTTATATGATGAATCGTCTGACCACGATTGGTTATATCAGCTCGATGATGAGTTTTATGAACAGCATGTTCCTGACCCTGACCACGACCAGTTTCGCATTGGCGCTGTACATCAAGAAGAAACTCAGAGATAAAGCCAATTTACGTTTGCAACAATACCGTGAATTCCAAGATCAGGCTAAAACCAAAGTGTCAGACCTGACCAATCTTAAACATCGTTAA
- the putP gene encoding sodium/proline symporter PutP produces MTSLNPTLITFMFYIIAMIAIGLYAYRATSNFDEYILGGRSLGSVVTALSAGASDMSGWLLMGLPGAIYLSGLSEAWIAIGLIIGAWLNWLLVAGRLRAHTEYQNNALTLPDYFTSRFSDRKRILRVLSALVILVFFAIYCASGMVAGARLFESLFGWDYTTALVIGAMATILYVCIGGFLAISWTDTFQAGLMIFALLLTPIITFLALGDNSQQVSVILESARPHASSMLEGLSTVAIISSLAWGLGYFGQPHILVRFMAADSVKTIPAARRIGMTWMILCLGGAVAAGYIGIAYFSVNPALALVVNQNPETVFMELTKILFNPWIAGIILAAILAAIMSTLSCQLLVCSTTLTEDLYKSFLRKNASQKELIWVGRGMVVVIALIAISLAINPNSKVLGLVAYAWAGFGAAFGPLIILSLFWKRMTLNGAIVGMVVGAMTVIVWKNYMGDTGLYEIIPGFILATLSIIIVSLLDKAPSADVVKRFEMAKAEYQKEMAEMKK; encoded by the coding sequence ATGACTTCTTTAAACCCCACCCTGATTACTTTCATGTTTTATATTATCGCCATGATTGCAATCGGCTTATATGCTTATCGTGCCACCTCCAATTTTGACGAATATATTCTAGGTGGACGGAGTCTGGGCAGTGTCGTTACTGCACTTTCGGCGGGCGCATCGGATATGAGTGGCTGGCTGTTGATGGGTCTTCCGGGAGCCATTTACCTGTCTGGCCTGTCAGAAGCCTGGATTGCGATCGGTTTGATTATCGGCGCGTGGCTGAACTGGTTACTGGTGGCAGGTCGACTGCGTGCCCATACCGAATATCAGAACAATGCCCTGACCTTGCCGGATTATTTCACCAGCCGTTTTTCCGATCGTAAACGTATTTTACGGGTCTTGTCTGCCTTGGTGATTCTGGTGTTCTTTGCAATTTATTGTGCCTCAGGTATGGTCGCAGGTGCACGACTGTTTGAAAGCCTGTTTGGCTGGGATTACACCACAGCGCTTGTGATTGGTGCGATGGCGACGATTCTTTATGTTTGTATTGGTGGCTTTTTGGCGATCAGCTGGACAGATACATTCCAAGCCGGTTTAATGATTTTTGCCTTATTGCTGACTCCGATCATTACCTTCTTGGCTCTGGGCGACAACAGCCAGCAAGTGAGTGTCATCCTTGAATCGGCTCGCCCACATGCTTCAAGCATGCTTGAAGGTTTAAGCACTGTTGCGATTATTTCCAGTCTGGCTTGGGGCTTGGGTTATTTTGGTCAGCCGCATATTCTGGTGCGTTTTATGGCAGCAGATTCGGTCAAAACCATTCCTGCTGCACGCCGTATTGGCATGACCTGGATGATTCTATGCCTAGGCGGTGCAGTGGCTGCCGGTTATATCGGTATTGCCTACTTCAGTGTCAATCCCGCATTGGCTTTGGTGGTGAATCAAAACCCTGAAACTGTATTTATGGAGTTGACCAAAATCCTGTTTAATCCATGGATTGCCGGAATCATTCTGGCTGCTATCTTGGCGGCAATTATGAGCACCTTGAGCTGTCAGCTTCTGGTCTGCTCAACCACCCTGACCGAAGATTTATATAAGAGTTTCCTGCGTAAAAATGCTTCACAAAAAGAACTGATCTGGGTCGGTCGCGGCATGGTCGTGGTGATTGCCCTGATTGCCATTTCACTGGCAATTAATCCGAACAGTAAGGTTTTGGGTCTGGTGGCTTATGCCTGGGCCGGCTTTGGTGCTGCATTTGGCCCACTGATTATCTTGTCGCTATTCTGGAAACGAATGACCCTCAACGGCGCAATTGTGGGTATGGTGGTTGGTGCCATGACTGTAATTGTCTGGAAAAATTATATGGGTGATACCGGTCTGTATGAGATCATTCCAGGCTTTATTCTGGCCACCCTCAGCATTATCATCGTCAGCCTGCTGGATAAAGCACCGAGTGCTGATGTGGTCAAACGCTTTGAAATGGCTAAAGCCGAGTATCAAAAAGAAATGGCAGAAATGAAAAAATAA
- a CDS encoding aspartate ammonia-lyase yields the protein MLQIEPTRIERDLLGEKQIPLYSYYGIHTLRAIENFKISGLAVGQQTHFIRALAQVKKASAQANLHFQKLSEQTSTAIQKACDELIQHPEAWQTAFPLDPYQGGAGTSINMNANEVIANIALEMSGYQKGDYHILHPNDHVNTSQSTNDVYPTALRLATYSSLDELLSVLKALIDCIDHKAAEFEYVIKMGRTQLQDAVPMTMEQEFRAFATLLKEDLKLIGQMRQLLLEVNLGATAIGTGVNTPPGYAKRVVEILAHLTGLPLKGAADYVEATSDCGVFIILSSSLKRLAVKLSKICNDLRLLSSGPRTGLAEIRLPELQAGSSIMPAKINPVIPEVVNQIAFRVIGNDLTITMAAEAGQLQLNVMEPVIAVAMNESIQLLTQGMQTLNQKCIAGIQANEQICLSSVMRSVGIVTLLEPILGHAKCDEIGKQCMRENKTVPQVVLELGLLSEAQLEEIFAFENLVSEIPSAENQLEQVS from the coding sequence ATGCTTCAAATCGAACCGACCCGCATTGAACGTGATTTATTGGGGGAAAAACAAATCCCGTTGTATAGCTATTATGGGATTCATACCTTACGTGCCATCGAAAATTTTAAGATTTCTGGATTGGCGGTGGGGCAACAAACGCACTTTATTCGTGCTTTGGCCCAGGTGAAAAAAGCTTCGGCACAAGCCAATCTGCACTTTCAAAAATTGTCCGAGCAGACCAGTACTGCCATTCAGAAAGCTTGTGATGAATTGATTCAGCATCCGGAAGCGTGGCAAACGGCATTTCCACTCGATCCTTATCAGGGCGGTGCCGGAACTTCCATCAATATGAATGCCAATGAGGTAATTGCCAATATTGCACTTGAAATGTCAGGTTATCAGAAAGGCGATTATCACATTCTGCATCCGAATGATCACGTCAATACCTCGCAATCGACCAATGATGTCTATCCAACAGCTTTGCGTCTGGCGACCTATAGCAGTCTGGATGAATTGTTGAGCGTGCTTAAAGCATTGATTGACTGTATCGATCATAAAGCTGCCGAATTTGAATATGTCATCAAAATGGGACGTACCCAGTTACAAGATGCCGTGCCGATGACCATGGAACAGGAGTTCCGGGCATTTGCCACCTTATTAAAAGAAGATCTGAAGCTGATTGGGCAGATGCGACAGTTATTGCTGGAAGTCAATTTAGGCGCCACCGCCATTGGGACTGGGGTCAATACACCGCCGGGCTATGCCAAGCGGGTGGTGGAAATCTTGGCGCATCTGACGGGTTTGCCTTTAAAAGGTGCGGCAGATTATGTCGAGGCGACCAGCGATTGTGGCGTCTTTATTATTTTGTCGAGCAGTTTAAAACGTCTGGCGGTAAAACTGTCCAAAATCTGTAATGATCTGCGCCTGCTCAGTTCGGGACCGCGTACAGGTCTGGCTGAAATTCGTTTACCTGAGTTACAGGCAGGTTCTTCGATCATGCCGGCAAAAATCAATCCGGTGATTCCGGAAGTGGTCAATCAGATTGCCTTTCGGGTGATTGGTAATGATTTAACCATTACTATGGCTGCGGAAGCCGGGCAGTTACAATTGAATGTTATGGAGCCTGTGATTGCCGTGGCGATGAATGAATCGATTCAATTATTGACCCAAGGCATGCAAACCCTGAATCAGAAATGTATTGCTGGCATTCAGGCCAATGAACAGATTTGTTTAAGTTCGGTCATGCGCAGTGTCGGGATCGTAACCTTGCTTGAACCGATATTGGGACATGCCAAATGCGATGAAATCGGCAAACAATGTATGCGGGAAAATAAAACCGTGCCGCAAGTAGTATTAGAGTTAGGTTTATTGAGTGAAGCGCAATTAGAAGAGATTTTTGCATTTGAAAATCTGGTGTCTGAAATCCCTTCAGCAGAGAATCAGCTCGAACAGGTTTCTTAA
- a CDS encoding Lrp/AsnC ligand binding domain-containing protein, whose amino-acid sequence MPSPYLNLDRIDISILGLLQSDAKLSNIKLAELVNLSPTAALARVQKLTREGFIVGYEARLNPVMLNNGFVVFVEILLDKTTPNVLDEFSHAVRQIPEIIECHMISGGFDFVVKIRCANMDEFRKISGQILWQLPGIKETRSYPVMEVIKESQQIHLKMPGKAK is encoded by the coding sequence ATGCCAAGTCCTTATTTGAACCTTGACCGTATAGATATTAGTATACTGGGTTTATTGCAATCCGATGCCAAGCTATCCAATATCAAACTGGCTGAACTGGTCAATTTGTCGCCTACAGCAGCCTTGGCGCGTGTACAAAAGCTGACCCGGGAAGGTTTTATTGTGGGCTATGAAGCGCGCCTCAATCCAGTCATGTTGAATAATGGTTTTGTGGTCTTTGTTGAAATTTTATTGGATAAAACCACGCCGAATGTTTTAGATGAATTTTCCCATGCTGTGCGGCAGATTCCTGAAATTATCGAGTGTCATATGATCAGTGGCGGGTTTGATTTCGTGGTAAAAATCCGCTGTGCCAATATGGATGAGTTCCGGAAAATCTCTGGTCAGATCTTGTGGCAATTGCCCGGAATTAAAGAAACGCGCAGTTATCCGGTGATGGAAGTGATTAAAGAAAGTCAGCAGATCCATCTGAAAATGCCGGGAAAAGCCAAGTAA
- the putA gene encoding trifunctional transcriptional regulator/proline dehydrogenase/L-glutamate gamma-semialdehyde dehydrogenase — MPTTLRPDSILDSAQHSNYIAEFKHKNQYEERINTAWRRAETECVEELLAHSEISSEMSDKIQALAFDLAHSLRERKSSTGKAGIVQGLLQEFSLSSQEGIALMCLAEALLRIPDKATRDLLIRDKINQGNWKEHLGQSQLMFVNAAAWGLMLTGKLMETPQQKSLSSLLTGLLARSGRGIIRKAVDVAMRMMGEQFVTGETIDEALKNAEPLEEKGFRYSYDMLGEAALTDPDAERYYQDYQQAIHAIGQASQDKDVYDGPGISIKLSALHPRYQRSQMDRVHDELYAKVLKLAVLAKQYNIGLNIDAEESDRLEISLELLERLCFEPQLQDWKGIGFVIQAYQKRCFYVVDYIIDLAKRSQKRLMIRLVKGAYWDSEIKKAQIDGMSDYPVFTRKVHTDLSYIACARKLLAEPDYIYPQFATHNAQTVATIYQLAQPEQYYAGQYEFQCLHGMGEPLYENVVGDPSKNKLGIPCRIYAPVGNHETLLAYLVRRLLENGANTSFVNRIADKTLNIEDLIENPQQTILKASKQENVLGAKHPHIPYPQDLYADARINSSGLDLANDAELRVLNEVASSLANTQFQAAAMGTAFTVIDTSNVVQIINPAHHQDVVGTVYEATSEQAEIALTQAVNAQSFWANLSKNERAACLNRAAELMEQRLLPLMVLLSREAGKTYANAIAEVREAVDFMRYYSAQVLDLSDNVQIQPLGTVLCISPWNFPLAIFTGQIAAALVAGNTVIAKPAEQTPLIAAQAVQILWEAGIPQDVLQLLPGRGETIGAQLSADSRIQGIMFTGSTEVAQILQKTVAERINQFGESVNLIAETGGQNAMIVDSSALTEQVVLDVVSSAYDSAGQRCSALRVLCVQEDNLEAVRNMLKGAMQQLRVGNPVLLKTDIGPVIDAEAQQNIQKHIEQMRSKGHTVHQLMFNQDQTELTPGTFIAPTLIELPNLDDLEREVFGPVLHLISYKYGELEQLLDQINSKGYGLTMGLHTRIDETMQTVIARAEVGNLYINRNIVGAVVGVQPFGGEGLSGTGPKAGGPLYIYRLMHQVSEKKLAQAYAVQAGPALVENKLVQEFKVWVAKTFPTLSLKAPMQIATGQSFSLQGPTGEENQYLILPRESLLSLAHTEQDQIQQILAILSVGSRPAFLADNTFILKYLPTMPAAISKQFKVVRDIETGAFDAVMHHGDSSELIDLQKRIAGRKGAIIGITHLSSGNYDIPVERFVIERAISINTAAAGGNASLMTMDNL; from the coding sequence ATGCCAACCACTCTCCGCCCAGATTCAATTTTAGATTCAGCCCAGCACTCAAATTATATTGCTGAATTTAAACACAAAAACCAATACGAAGAACGTATTAATACGGCATGGCGTCGTGCAGAAACTGAATGCGTCGAAGAGTTATTGGCCCATAGTGAAATTTCTTCCGAGATGAGTGACAAGATTCAGGCGCTTGCCTTTGATCTCGCACATTCCTTACGTGAACGCAAAAGTTCCACTGGGAAAGCCGGTATTGTCCAAGGCTTATTGCAGGAATTTTCTTTATCTTCTCAGGAAGGCATTGCCCTGATGTGTCTGGCAGAAGCCTTGCTGCGGATTCCGGACAAAGCCACACGTGACTTGCTGATCCGTGACAAAATCAATCAAGGTAACTGGAAAGAACATTTGGGCCAGAGCCAATTGATGTTTGTGAATGCAGCAGCCTGGGGACTGATGCTGACCGGCAAGCTGATGGAAACCCCACAGCAAAAAAGCCTGTCTAGCTTATTGACCGGTCTTTTGGCACGCAGTGGTCGCGGGATTATCCGTAAGGCCGTCGATGTTGCCATGCGCATGATGGGCGAGCAGTTTGTTACGGGTGAAACCATTGATGAAGCCCTGAAAAATGCGGAGCCGCTGGAAGAAAAAGGCTTTCGCTATTCCTATGACATGCTGGGTGAAGCGGCACTGACCGATCCGGATGCTGAACGTTATTATCAGGATTATCAGCAAGCCATTCATGCTATTGGTCAAGCATCACAGGATAAAGATGTTTATGACGGGCCTGGAATTTCTATCAAGCTCTCTGCGCTGCACCCACGTTATCAGCGTTCCCAAATGGATCGCGTGCATGATGAGCTCTATGCAAAAGTACTTAAACTCGCAGTCTTGGCCAAGCAGTACAATATTGGTTTAAATATCGATGCTGAAGAAAGCGATCGCCTTGAGATTTCATTGGAACTGTTAGAACGCCTGTGTTTTGAACCGCAACTGCAGGACTGGAAAGGCATTGGCTTTGTGATTCAAGCCTATCAAAAACGCTGCTTCTATGTGGTGGATTACATCATTGATCTGGCGAAGCGCAGTCAGAAACGCCTGATGATTCGTCTGGTCAAAGGCGCGTATTGGGATAGCGAAATCAAAAAAGCCCAGATTGATGGAATGTCGGATTATCCGGTATTTACCCGTAAAGTACATACCGATCTGTCTTATATCGCCTGTGCACGTAAGCTTTTGGCTGAACCGGACTATATCTATCCGCAATTTGCCACTCACAATGCACAAACGGTAGCGACGATCTATCAACTGGCGCAACCTGAGCAATACTATGCCGGTCAATATGAGTTTCAATGTCTGCATGGCATGGGCGAACCGCTGTATGAAAATGTTGTGGGCGATCCATCGAAAAATAAACTGGGTATACCCTGCCGGATCTATGCGCCAGTCGGTAATCATGAAACTTTGCTGGCTTATCTGGTGCGCCGTTTACTGGAAAATGGTGCTAATACCTCCTTCGTCAATCGTATTGCCGACAAGACTTTAAACATTGAGGATTTGATTGAAAATCCTCAACAAACGATTTTAAAGGCATCAAAACAGGAAAACGTATTGGGAGCCAAGCATCCTCATATTCCATATCCGCAAGATCTTTATGCCGATGCACGCATTAACTCTTCAGGACTCGATTTGGCCAATGATGCTGAACTCCGTGTTTTAAATGAAGTCGCCTCCAGTCTGGCAAATACGCAATTTCAGGCAGCTGCTATGGGAACGGCGTTTACAGTTATCGATACAAGCAACGTAGTGCAAATCATTAATCCAGCACACCATCAGGATGTGGTCGGTACGGTCTATGAAGCAACTTCTGAACAGGCCGAAATTGCACTCACCCAAGCAGTTAATGCACAAAGTTTCTGGGCCAATCTGTCAAAAAATGAGCGTGCTGCCTGCCTGAATAGAGCCGCAGAACTGATGGAACAGCGCCTGCTACCGCTCATGGTTCTTCTTTCTCGCGAAGCAGGTAAAACCTATGCCAATGCCATTGCCGAAGTGCGTGAAGCGGTAGATTTCATGCGTTATTATTCAGCTCAAGTTTTGGATCTCAGTGACAATGTACAGATCCAGCCTTTAGGCACCGTGCTATGTATCAGTCCATGGAACTTCCCGCTGGCGATTTTTACCGGTCAGATTGCAGCAGCGCTGGTCGCTGGCAATACTGTGATTGCCAAACCGGCTGAACAAACACCGCTGATTGCAGCACAAGCCGTGCAGATTTTATGGGAAGCCGGCATTCCGCAGGATGTATTACAGCTGTTGCCGGGCCGTGGTGAAACTATTGGTGCACAGCTCAGTGCAGATTCGCGTATTCAAGGCATCATGTTTACCGGTTCCACCGAGGTCGCACAAATTCTGCAAAAAACCGTCGCAGAACGAATAAACCAGTTTGGAGAAAGCGTCAACCTGATTGCTGAAACCGGTGGTCAGAATGCCATGATTGTGGATTCATCCGCCCTGACTGAACAGGTGGTGCTGGATGTGGTGAGCTCTGCCTATGACAGTGCCGGTCAACGTTGTTCTGCCCTGCGTGTCCTCTGTGTGCAAGAGGATAATCTGGAGGCTGTTCGCAACATGCTCAAAGGTGCCATGCAACAGTTGCGCGTTGGCAATCCGGTCTTGCTGAAAACCGATATTGGTCCAGTGATTGATGCAGAAGCCCAGCAAAATATCCAAAAGCATATTGAGCAGATGCGCAGCAAAGGTCATACAGTTCATCAGTTGATGTTTAATCAGGACCAGACTGAATTAACTCCAGGAACATTCATTGCACCAACCCTGATTGAACTGCCAAATCTGGATGATCTGGAACGTGAAGTGTTTGGCCCGGTACTGCATCTGATCAGCTATAAATATGGCGAACTGGAACAGTTGTTAGATCAGATCAACAGCAAGGGTTATGGCCTGACCATGGGCTTGCACACGCGTATTGATGAAACCATGCAAACCGTGATTGCACGAGCGGAAGTCGGCAACCTGTATATCAACCGCAATATCGTTGGTGCGGTCGTGGGCGTCCAGCCCTTTGGTGGCGAAGGTCTGTCTGGCACCGGCCCGAAAGCAGGTGGCCCGTTGTATATCTACCGTTTAATGCATCAAGTATCCGAGAAAAAACTGGCGCAGGCTTATGCAGTTCAAGCGGGTCCAGCACTTGTTGAAAATAAACTTGTTCAGGAGTTTAAAGTCTGGGTAGCTAAAACTTTCCCAACTTTATCTTTAAAAGCACCTATGCAAATTGCGACTGGTCAAAGCTTTAGCCTGCAAGGTCCAACCGGTGAGGAAAATCAGTACCTAATCTTGCCACGAGAAAGTCTTCTATCTTTGGCACACACGGAGCAAGACCAGATTCAGCAAATTCTGGCAATTTTATCGGTCGGCAGTCGTCCTGCATTCCTAGCTGACAATACTTTTATTCTGAAATATTTACCAACCATGCCAGCCGCGATCAGCAAGCAATTTAAAGTGGTCCGGGATATTGAAACAGGCGCGTTTGATGCCGTCATGCATCATGGTGATTCTTCTGAACTGATTGATTTGCAAAAACGCATTGCAGGCCGAAAAGGTGCAATTATTGGTATCACCCATTTAAGTTCGGGCAACTATGATATTCCGGTCGAGCGATTTGTGATTGAACGCGCGATCAGTATCAATACGGCGGCGGCAGGCGGCAATGCCAGCTTGATGACGATGGATAATCTCTAA
- a CDS encoding bestrophin family protein translates to MIVRDKNNSLGLLFAWQGTILPKVLPALILVVFISALLVYLSQAHLVSLPAVPAIGFTIFGVILSIFLSFRNTACYDRWWEGRKLWGALIATTRHLCRDSHVLDEQTREILLYRMMLFTYLLRDRLRQQTPSIQAYKATTGFAPKSFEQLPMQINPSQWVLEQMQKELVQQYKQGKISDIIYNNLNQHTVALGDIQAGCDRILSTPLPFSYSVLLHRAVYSFCFILPFSLQANLGLWTPILVGLIAYMLLGLDELSAELEEPFGLQDNDLPLDSIVRLVERETLSSLGKALPEAIQARKGHLT, encoded by the coding sequence ATGATTGTGCGTGATAAGAATAATAGTTTGGGTTTACTGTTTGCCTGGCAGGGAACGATTCTGCCCAAGGTGCTGCCAGCATTAATCTTGGTGGTTTTTATTTCCGCTTTGCTGGTGTATTTGAGTCAGGCGCATTTGGTCAGCCTTCCTGCCGTCCCGGCAATTGGTTTTACCATTTTTGGTGTGATTCTCTCGATCTTTCTGAGTTTTAGAAATACGGCCTGCTATGATCGCTGGTGGGAAGGGCGCAAGCTTTGGGGTGCGTTGATTGCAACCACGCGTCATTTATGCCGTGACAGCCATGTGCTAGATGAGCAAACCCGTGAAATCTTATTGTATCGCATGATGCTGTTTACTTATCTGTTGCGGGACCGGCTGAGACAGCAAACGCCTAGCATTCAGGCTTATAAAGCCACGACCGGTTTTGCACCCAAGTCATTTGAGCAATTGCCCATGCAAATCAATCCATCACAATGGGTGCTGGAACAGATGCAAAAAGAACTGGTACAGCAATATAAACAGGGCAAGATCAGCGATATTATTTATAATAACCTGAATCAGCATACTGTGGCCTTGGGAGATATTCAGGCCGGTTGTGACCGGATTTTGTCAACGCCATTACCATTTTCTTATTCGGTGCTGTTGCATCGTGCGGTTTATTCTTTTTGCTTTATCTTACCTTTCAGTTTACAGGCGAATTTGGGACTGTGGACACCAATTTTAGTGGGATTGATTGCTTATATGCTACTCGGGCTGGATGAGCTTAGTGCGGAGCTGGAAGAACCCTTTGGTCTACAAGACAATGATCTGCCGCTAGATTCAATTGTACGACTGGTAGAGCGAGAAACCTTAAGCTCTTTGGGTAAAGCACTGCCTGAAGCGATTCAAGCCAGAAAAGGCCATTTAACCTGA
- the trmA gene encoding tRNA (uridine(54)-C5)-methyltransferase TrmA: MTSSYQQQLEAKIERISAQFAEYQPPALEVFQSPEKYFRMRAEFRIWHTEDDLFYAMFERDANNNKKVIRIDEFPIADRSINDLMPQLLAAFKADANLGHRLFEVHFLATLSGQVLVSLIYHRKLDESWEPAAKALAEKLNIKLIGRSRGQKFVLTDEYVVEELSVFDRRYKYKQIESSFTQPNAQVCQKMLEWACDAAEQSDKDLLELYCGNGNFTLPLSTKFRRVLATELAKSSVYAAEWNIEQNQIENIQVARLSAEEFTQAYNGERVFRRLQEAQIDISTYDFDTVFVDPPRAGIDDETLKLLQRFQRIIYISCNPDTLYDNLKQLSQTHRISKFAMFDQFPYTHHVETGVLLEKV, from the coding sequence ATGACTTCATCTTATCAGCAACAACTTGAAGCCAAAATTGAACGCATCAGCGCTCAGTTTGCCGAATATCAACCACCTGCTTTAGAAGTATTCCAGTCTCCTGAAAAATATTTCCGCATGCGTGCTGAATTCCGGATCTGGCATACTGAAGATGATCTGTTTTATGCCATGTTCGAACGTGACGCAAACAACAATAAAAAAGTGATTCGTATTGATGAGTTTCCAATTGCAGACCGCAGTATTAATGACTTGATGCCGCAACTACTGGCAGCATTCAAGGCAGATGCCAATCTGGGTCATCGTTTATTTGAAGTCCATTTTCTGGCGACGTTAAGTGGTCAGGTTCTGGTATCCCTGATTTATCACCGCAAGCTGGATGAAAGCTGGGAACCTGCAGCAAAAGCACTGGCGGAAAAACTGAATATTAAACTGATTGGCCGAAGCCGTGGCCAGAAATTCGTCCTGACTGATGAATATGTGGTGGAAGAGCTATCGGTCTTTGATCGTCGCTATAAATACAAGCAGATCGAAAGCAGCTTCACTCAGCCGAATGCACAAGTTTGTCAAAAAATGCTGGAATGGGCATGTGATGCAGCGGAACAATCAGATAAAGATTTGCTGGAACTCTACTGTGGCAATGGGAACTTTACCCTGCCGCTTTCGACCAAATTCCGCCGTGTTTTGGCCACTGAATTAGCCAAATCTTCAGTTTATGCAGCTGAGTGGAATATTGAGCAGAACCAGATTGAAAATATTCAGGTTGCGCGTCTGTCTGCCGAAGAATTCACTCAAGCCTATAATGGCGAACGTGTTTTCCGTCGTTTGCAGGAAGCACAAATTGACATTTCGACTTATGATTTTGATACGGTATTTGTCGATCCACCGCGTGCTGGTATTGATGATGAAACGCTGAAACTGTTACAGCGTTTCCAGCGTATTATTTACATTTCTTGTAATCCAGATACCTTATATGACAATCTGAAACAGTTGTCTCAAACGCATAGAATCAGCAAGTTCGCCATGTTTGACCAGTTCCCGTATACACATCATGTTGAAACGGGTGTATTGTTGGAAAAAGTATAA